A window of the Butyricimonas faecalis genome harbors these coding sequences:
- a CDS encoding 1-acyl-sn-glycerol-3-phosphate acyltransferase: MKHIARLILKMFGWKLRGGLPTDKKAVVISVPHTSVMDFIWGKLTFISQGIPTYILMKKEFFFFPLGPILKALNVIPVDRGNKENHIVERMVEEFKKRDVMYLTITPEGSRKKRKKWKKGFLVIAKEAGVPVYLGRIDYKDKYCTWGPRFEPTGDPDADLKYIMSTYKDVNPRHPENFSAGD, translated from the coding sequence ATGAAACATATTGCACGGCTGATATTGAAGATGTTCGGGTGGAAACTTAGGGGAGGTTTGCCCACGGATAAAAAGGCGGTAGTCATATCCGTACCGCATACTTCTGTTATGGATTTTATCTGGGGAAAGCTGACTTTTATAAGTCAAGGGATTCCTACTTATATTTTGATGAAGAAAGAATTTTTCTTTTTTCCGTTAGGACCGATTTTGAAAGCATTGAACGTGATTCCCGTTGATCGAGGAAACAAGGAGAATCATATCGTGGAGAGGATGGTGGAAGAATTCAAAAAGCGGGATGTTATGTATTTGACCATAACCCCGGAGGGAAGCCGGAAAAAACGGAAAAAATGGAAAAAGGGATTTCTGGTGATTGCCAAGGAGGCTGGGGTTCCGGTATATCTGGGGCGTATTGATTACAAGGATAAATATTGTACGTGGGGACCTCGGTTTGAACCGACAGGTGATCCCGATGCGGATTTAAAATACATCATGTCAACTTATAAGGATGTGAACCCGCGTCATCCGGAAAACTTTTCCGCGGGCGATTAA
- the rplU gene encoding 50S ribosomal protein L21 has product MYAIVEIAGQQFKVEKDRKVYVHRLTAEEGAQVEFDKVLLVDNEGDIKIGTPVVEGAKVTAKVLSHVKADKVIVFKKKRRKGYCKKNGHRQCMTQIQIEAINA; this is encoded by the coding sequence ATGTACGCAATTGTAGAAATCGCAGGACAACAATTCAAAGTTGAAAAAGACCGTAAAGTCTATGTTCACAGACTGACTGCAGAAGAAGGCGCTCAAGTTGAATTCGACAAGGTGCTTTTAGTAGACAACGAAGGTGACATCAAAATCGGAACTCCGGTTGTAGAAGGAGCTAAAGTTACGGCAAAGGTATTATCTCACGTGAAAGCTGACAAAGTGATAGTTTTCAAGAAAAAGAGAAGAAAAGGATATTGTAAGAAAAACGGTCATCGTCAATGTATGACTCAGATTCAAATCGAAGCTATCAACGCTTAA
- the rpmA gene encoding 50S ribosomal protein L27, protein MAHKKGVGSSKNGRESESKRLGVKVFGGQFAKAGNIIVRQRGTVHNPGLNVGMGRDHTLFALIDGKVVFRKKQNNKSYVSIEAIAE, encoded by the coding sequence ATGGCACACAAGAAAGGAGTCGGTAGCTCTAAGAACGGTCGTGAATCAGAAAGTAAACGATTAGGAGTAAAGGTATTTGGCGGACAATTTGCTAAAGCAGGTAATATCATCGTTCGTCAAAGAGGAACAGTACACAACCCGGGATTAAATGTGGGTATGGGTAGAGATCACACCTTATTTGCATTGATCGACGGAAAAGTTGTTTTCAGAAAAAAACAAAACAACAAATCTTACGTTTCTATTGAGGCTATCGCTGAATAA
- the serS gene encoding serine--tRNA ligase, with the protein MLNLKFIQENKDTVIRRLAVKNFDAKELVEKIIALDNERKNLQKESDNKQSEMNSISKEIGSLMKAGKKEEAEQARANTTRLKEEIAALTARHNSTQNELNSLIVRLPNLPHESVPPGKSDADNVIVKICDNVPAHEEGQLPHWELAKKYQLIDFEVGVKITGAGFPVYKGLGARLQRALIYFFLEENIKAGYQEVMPPLVVNEDSGFGTGQLPDKDGQMYYVNEDKLYLIPTAEVPVTNLYRDMIVDADQLPIKNTAYSACFRREAGSYGKDVRGLNRLHQFDKVEIVQITRPEISYEALDDMVKHVEGLLIKLGLPYRIVRLCGGDLSFTSALTFDFEVYSKAQDRWLEVSSVSNFEEYQANRLKLRFRDKGDKKTTMAHTLNGSALALPRIVAALLENNQTPEGIRIPDVLRGFMGVDYIK; encoded by the coding sequence ATGCTAAACCTTAAATTTATTCAGGAAAACAAAGACACGGTCATTCGGAGATTAGCCGTAAAAAACTTTGATGCCAAGGAATTAGTTGAGAAAATTATTGCTCTCGATAACGAGAGAAAAAATTTACAAAAAGAATCGGATAACAAACAATCCGAAATGAATAGCATCTCCAAAGAAATCGGCTCCTTGATGAAAGCCGGAAAAAAAGAGGAAGCCGAACAAGCACGGGCTAACACAACCCGTCTGAAAGAAGAGATTGCAGCTTTGACTGCCCGACATAATAGCACTCAGAATGAGTTGAACTCACTGATTGTCCGTTTACCGAATTTACCACACGAATCCGTACCTCCCGGAAAGAGCGATGCGGACAACGTGATTGTAAAGATCTGCGATAACGTGCCTGCCCATGAAGAAGGCCAACTGCCCCACTGGGAATTGGCGAAAAAGTATCAGTTGATCGATTTCGAGGTAGGCGTGAAGATCACGGGTGCCGGATTCCCTGTCTACAAAGGTTTGGGAGCCCGTCTACAAAGAGCCTTAATCTATTTCTTCTTGGAAGAAAACATCAAAGCAGGCTACCAAGAAGTCATGCCCCCGCTTGTTGTCAATGAAGATTCAGGTTTCGGCACCGGTCAGTTGCCCGATAAAGACGGCCAGATGTACTACGTGAACGAAGATAAGCTATACCTTATCCCCACGGCAGAAGTGCCCGTCACCAACCTTTACCGGGACATGATCGTGGATGCCGATCAGTTGCCAATCAAAAATACGGCCTACTCCGCTTGTTTCCGCCGGGAAGCCGGATCATACGGGAAAGACGTACGCGGGTTGAACCGTCTGCACCAGTTCGACAAAGTTGAAATCGTGCAAATCACCCGTCCGGAAATATCTTACGAGGCTCTTGACGACATGGTAAAACACGTGGAAGGATTACTCATTAAGTTAGGTTTACCCTATCGTATCGTACGCCTGTGCGGTGGTGATCTGAGTTTTACCTCTGCCCTAACCTTCGATTTCGAAGTATATTCAAAAGCACAAGATCGTTGGCTGGAAGTAAGCTCTGTTTCCAATTTCGAAGAGTATCAGGCAAACCGACTGAAACTGCGTTTCCGAGATAAAGGAGACAAGAAAACAACAATGGCACACACTCTGAATGGTAGCGCTTTGGCATTACCGAGAATCGTGGCCGCATTGTTGGAAAACAACCAGACACCGGAAGGGATCCGGATCCCGGATGTACTCCGCGGATTCATGGGTGTTGACTATATAAAATAA
- a CDS encoding DUF4286 family protein, translating into MRFIYNTTFSIDENIAEEFIQVVQGGYIAYLKSKNLCNDILFTRVMIREGEGLSLSLQLIFPSAEEYTIFIEVYKDRLLHMLVDVFGENLLYFSTTLEEIE; encoded by the coding sequence ATGCGATTTATATACAACACCACATTCAGTATTGACGAAAACATTGCAGAGGAGTTCATTCAAGTCGTTCAAGGCGGCTACATCGCTTATCTTAAAAGCAAAAATCTTTGTAATGACATCCTATTTACCCGTGTCATGATTCGCGAAGGAGAAGGATTATCTCTATCCTTGCAACTCATATTTCCCTCTGCCGAAGAATACACGATCTTCATCGAAGTCTACAAGGATAGATTGCTACACATGCTGGTAGATGTGTTCGGAGAGAACCTCTTATATTTCAGCACGACACTCGAAGAAATCGAATAA
- the ruvC gene encoding crossover junction endodeoxyribonuclease RuvC codes for MEKLIMGIDPGTNFMGYAILKTTGKNCKPELVVSGVVDMKKMTDPYLKLQRVFQRTLQVIDSYHPDELAIESQFYGKNIQSMLKLGRAQGVAIAAALQRNIPIFEYAPKKIKMSITGTGEASKEQIALLLGKFMTIPTTISTLDETDAIAIAYCHHLQGNLPTTGNPKCKDWGDFIKQNPDKVL; via the coding sequence ATGGAAAAACTAATCATGGGGATAGACCCCGGTACAAACTTCATGGGATATGCAATTCTTAAAACAACCGGGAAGAATTGTAAACCGGAACTTGTCGTGTCGGGAGTCGTTGACATGAAAAAAATGACCGATCCGTATCTCAAACTGCAAAGAGTATTCCAACGCACGCTGCAAGTCATTGACTCTTACCACCCGGACGAACTGGCCATCGAATCGCAATTCTACGGTAAAAACATCCAGTCCATGTTAAAACTCGGACGGGCACAAGGGGTCGCCATTGCTGCCGCTCTACAACGGAATATCCCCATTTTCGAATATGCCCCGAAAAAAATCAAAATGAGCATCACGGGCACAGGAGAAGCTTCCAAAGAACAGATTGCCCTTCTGCTAGGCAAATTCATGACAATACCGACCACCATTTCCACCTTGGACGAAACGGATGCCATCGCCATCGCCTATTGCCACCACCTACAAGGCAACCTGCCTACCACGGGAAACCCCAAATGCAAGGATTGGGGTGACTTCATCAAACAAAATCCGGATAAGGTTTTGTAA
- a CDS encoding tetratricopeptide repeat protein, with product MRKLSLITSGVILMLSFLMVGCNTMKKLEREAIETAIVGKVSPQQLTAVDGAVNFNYNIAFAPKQFYKKLILKVTPKMQYPGGEEAMGPLYFQGVKVKGTDYPVVEYKGNTLGTYNLSFPYRDGMQKGVLIADIEAIMGNKTVEFTPAILNTNGVKEWKTYMYSLPDNPDAIPLFTETFVKDVPSTGVGIISGYVLFPLSKSVITDAQRKSSVMTQAAQEMKKILAEKNAKITNMLMYVSSSPEGPERLNKNLTTNRFNTAKAYFMKDLGLANTPMAKNAKFIVSNKVSENWEGLYMLLNDSNLKNKAQMVKDLQNAPNLKKRDAVLESYIKTVPELKDVILPTLRRADFYIFYTVPEVTQVEDQVTTYYVPQLQETSVLSARTDVNLLNDLAVIAIRNKDYRKAKKLLESAVVINQKPEVMNNLGIVYQNEGNNTQAKDMYTKASIKKEAKYNLGILLLKNKEYNKAIPYLKTMPNVNLAYAQLMANDNRAALETLKKLNLTEGYEYYMMAVAAARVKDVQTMASALQKAIQLDPQLKGMASTDKEFYPYAQESIYLNIVD from the coding sequence ATGAGAAAATTATCGTTGATAACGAGTGGAGTTATTTTGATGCTCTCTTTCTTGATGGTGGGGTGTAATACCATGAAGAAGTTGGAGAGAGAGGCCATCGAAACGGCCATTGTGGGGAAAGTTTCTCCTCAGCAGTTGACTGCGGTGGATGGGGCAGTGAATTTTAATTATAATATTGCTTTTGCCCCGAAGCAATTTTATAAAAAGTTAATCTTGAAAGTGACTCCTAAAATGCAATATCCCGGTGGGGAAGAAGCGATGGGACCGCTTTATTTTCAAGGAGTGAAGGTGAAGGGAACCGATTATCCGGTGGTGGAATACAAGGGGAATACGCTAGGTACATACAATTTGTCATTCCCTTATCGTGACGGTATGCAAAAAGGGGTACTTATCGCTGATATTGAGGCGATCATGGGGAATAAAACCGTTGAGTTTACTCCGGCTATATTGAATACGAACGGGGTGAAGGAATGGAAAACATACATGTATTCTCTACCGGATAATCCGGATGCAATTCCTTTGTTTACCGAAACTTTCGTGAAAGATGTTCCGTCCACGGGTGTGGGAATTATTAGCGGGTACGTGTTATTCCCGTTATCTAAATCCGTGATCACGGATGCACAACGAAAGTCGTCTGTCATGACGCAGGCTGCTCAAGAGATGAAGAAAATATTGGCTGAAAAGAATGCCAAGATTACTAATATGTTGATGTACGTTTCCAGTTCTCCGGAGGGACCGGAAAGGCTGAACAAGAACTTGACCACGAATCGTTTCAATACGGCCAAGGCTTATTTCATGAAAGATTTGGGATTGGCTAACACACCGATGGCAAAGAATGCTAAATTTATCGTTTCCAACAAGGTGAGCGAGAATTGGGAAGGGCTGTATATGTTGTTGAATGATTCCAACTTGAAGAATAAGGCGCAAATGGTGAAAGATTTGCAGAATGCCCCGAATTTGAAGAAACGGGATGCCGTGTTGGAATCATATATTAAGACGGTACCGGAATTGAAAGATGTGATTCTTCCGACCTTGCGGCGGGCTGATTTCTATATTTTTTATACCGTGCCTGAAGTGACGCAAGTGGAGGATCAAGTGACGACTTATTACGTGCCTCAATTACAAGAGACTTCTGTTTTATCTGCTCGTACGGATGTAAACTTGCTGAATGATTTGGCCGTTATCGCTATCCGGAACAAGGATTATAGAAAAGCTAAAAAATTACTGGAATCGGCAGTTGTAATTAATCAAAAACCGGAAGTGATGAACAATCTTGGAATTGTTTATCAAAATGAAGGGAATAATACTCAAGCTAAAGATATGTACACGAAAGCTTCTATAAAGAAGGAGGCGAAGTACAACTTGGGGATATTGTTATTGAAAAATAAAGAGTACAATAAGGCTATTCCTTACTTGAAAACGATGCCGAACGTGAACTTGGCTTATGCTCAGTTGATGGCTAATGATAATCGGGCTGCCCTGGAGACATTGAAGAAGTTGAATTTGACGGAAGGGTATGAATATTATATGATGGCCGTGGCTGCGGCAAGAGTGAAAGATGTACAGACGATGGCTAGCGCTTTACAAAAAGCGATACAACTTGACCCGCAATTGAAAGGAATGGCAAGTACTGATAAAGAATTTTATCCTTACGCTCAAGAAAGTATTTATTTGAATATTGTTGATTAA
- a CDS encoding glycerol acyltransferase, protein MEETVKPIYIEQLFKSKNPKLARWIPKFVYSFLKRVICQDQINDFISKYGDRKGLDFAEGILEYLDISYIIEGKENLPDPNGRYIFAANHALGGPDGIILISFLGKIYKKLKFPVNDLLMNLKNLNNIFLPVNKHGALAKEAAVDLENAFASDAQVITFPAGMVSRKIKGVVKDLEWQKSFVVKAVKYQRDIIPIRVKAENSKFFYNLANFRTKIGLKVNLEMMYLPKETFNKKGSTFTLIIGKPIKWETLDKSKTPKEWAEEIKNIVYQL, encoded by the coding sequence ATGGAAGAAACTGTTAAACCGATATACATTGAACAGCTTTTTAAAAGTAAGAATCCCAAATTGGCCCGCTGGATTCCGAAATTCGTTTATTCATTTTTAAAACGTGTCATCTGCCAAGACCAGATCAACGACTTCATCTCTAAATACGGGGATCGGAAAGGTTTGGATTTTGCCGAAGGCATCTTGGAATATCTTGATATTTCTTACATTATCGAAGGTAAAGAAAATTTACCGGACCCCAACGGACGTTATATCTTCGCGGCCAATCACGCTTTGGGAGGACCGGATGGTATCATCCTGATCTCTTTCTTGGGGAAAATATATAAAAAACTGAAATTCCCGGTAAATGATTTACTGATGAATCTCAAAAATCTTAATAACATCTTTTTACCGGTTAACAAACACGGGGCCTTAGCCAAGGAAGCCGCGGTTGACTTGGAAAACGCCTTTGCCTCCGATGCCCAGGTCATCACCTTCCCTGCCGGAATGGTAAGCCGCAAAATTAAAGGCGTGGTGAAAGATTTGGAATGGCAAAAAAGTTTCGTGGTAAAAGCCGTTAAATACCAGCGGGACATCATTCCGATACGAGTAAAAGCGGAAAATTCAAAATTCTTTTATAATTTAGCAAACTTTCGTACCAAAATAGGACTAAAAGTAAATCTCGAAATGATGTATCTTCCCAAAGAAACATTCAACAAAAAAGGTTCAACATTTACTCTGATTATCGGAAAACCTATTAAATGGGAAACGCTGGATAAAAGCAAGACACCGAAAGAATGGGCGGAAGAAATAAAGAACATTGTCTACCAATTATAG
- a CDS encoding GNAT family N-acetyltransferase — MQPVIYPVNKAKLLAELTEERFIRKTNKGGNEIYSFNAFNSPNLMKEVGRLRELTFRTAGGGTGKEVDIDPFDVDEQVPYQQLIVWDPKEQEILGGYRYILCDNLPLNQEGEPNLATTELFRFSETFKKQYLPKMIELGRSFVQPLYQSTKMGRKSLFALDNLWDGLGALTVENPNMEYFFGKVTMYTSFNIEARDMILFFMRKYFKDTEKLVEPITPLEIHIDDNKLGKILCGNNYDEDYRILSRYVREHGENIPPLVNAYMSLSPSMKTFGTAINSGFGGVEETAILIKIADVYETKKARHISTYIPRILRLRKF; from the coding sequence ATGCAACCAGTTATCTATCCTGTAAATAAAGCGAAATTATTAGCAGAACTAACAGAAGAAAGATTCATTCGTAAAACCAACAAGGGAGGAAACGAAATTTACTCGTTTAACGCTTTCAACAGTCCTAACTTGATGAAAGAAGTAGGCAGGTTACGGGAATTAACTTTCAGAACAGCCGGAGGGGGTACAGGAAAAGAGGTTGATATTGACCCGTTTGACGTTGACGAACAGGTTCCCTACCAGCAATTAATCGTGTGGGACCCGAAAGAACAAGAAATTCTAGGCGGCTACCGGTATATTCTATGCGATAACCTTCCTTTAAATCAAGAAGGAGAACCCAACCTGGCCACCACCGAACTTTTCCGTTTCTCCGAGACATTCAAAAAGCAATATCTCCCTAAAATGATCGAACTGGGACGTTCTTTCGTACAACCTTTGTACCAGTCTACAAAAATGGGACGCAAGTCCCTGTTCGCCTTAGATAACTTGTGGGACGGACTGGGAGCCCTTACCGTGGAAAATCCGAACATGGAATATTTCTTCGGGAAAGTAACCATGTACACCAGCTTCAACATCGAAGCGCGCGACATGATTTTATTCTTTATGCGAAAGTACTTTAAGGATACAGAAAAACTTGTCGAACCGATTACTCCGCTGGAAATTCATATCGATGACAATAAACTCGGAAAAATACTTTGCGGGAATAACTATGACGAAGATTACCGTATTCTTTCCCGCTATGTCAGGGAACATGGAGAAAACATCCCCCCCCTGGTAAATGCCTACATGAGCCTGTCGCCTTCCATGAAAACCTTTGGGACGGCCATAAATTCAGGCTTTGGCGGTGTGGAAGAAACAGCTATTCTGATCAAGATTGCAGATGTGTACGAAACCAAAAAAGCCCGTCACATCTCGACATACATTCCTCGAATACTGCGGTTAAGAAAATTTTAA
- a CDS encoding LysE family translocator encodes MNILGFLSAAILLTLMPGPDILFVITQSITRGKKAGIIFACGLCTGLIAHTAAVSLGLSWILYNSPVAFSVLKYMGAAYLIYLGVKSFIHRKENSLALPTVAGVEYKLYRKGILMNILNPKVLLFFIAFFPQFVSPAAENPAGELLVLGLLFMAQAIVIFSLIALLADRLSRRLMQNVHFSLIMHIIESLVYFVIGISLIFVVV; translated from the coding sequence GTGAATATACTGGGTTTTCTAAGTGCAGCCATATTATTGACCCTGATGCCGGGGCCGGATATTTTATTCGTGATCACGCAAAGTATTACCCGGGGAAAGAAGGCGGGGATTATTTTCGCTTGCGGTCTGTGTACGGGGTTAATCGCCCATACCGCGGCTGTAAGCCTGGGGCTTTCTTGGATCCTGTATAATTCTCCGGTGGCATTTAGCGTGCTGAAGTACATGGGGGCGGCTTACTTGATCTATTTGGGTGTGAAATCATTTATCCACCGGAAGGAAAATTCACTGGCTTTACCAACGGTTGCCGGGGTGGAGTATAAGCTGTACCGCAAGGGGATTCTGATGAATATTCTGAATCCGAAAGTATTGTTGTTTTTTATCGCGTTTTTCCCCCAGTTTGTAAGTCCTGCCGCGGAGAATCCGGCAGGAGAGTTACTGGTGCTGGGGTTGCTTTTTATGGCGCAAGCTATTGTTATCTTCTCTTTGATAGCTTTGCTGGCAGATCGTTTGTCTCGTCGGTTGATGCAAAATGTTCATTTCTCGTTGATTATGCATATCATCGAGTCGTTGGTTTATTTTGTCATCGGAATCAGTTTAATCTTTGTGGTCGTCTGA
- a CDS encoding PhoH family protein gives MAKTKNKKTFVLDTNVILHDYRSIYNFEDNDIVIPITVLEELDKFKRGNDQINYHAREFVRELDQISGSDFFEKGAPLGKGRGRLFIQTGVPFSPKMNDSFSEDIPDHRILAIAEYVTEKRKGEKVILVSKDMNLRMKARSLGILAEDYKTDQVKDLEVSLNKCIETKEDFSQELIAKLYESGEAGVPVETFFPKEEIKGNNYYILKNGSNSVLACYDPVRKVVRKVEKLNTFGIYPKNSEQAFALDALMNPNISLVALSGKAGTGKTLLALAAALQQNKAFEQIYLARPIVALSNKDLGYLPGDVNEKVSPYMQPLFDNLAVIKHRYNMHSSENRLIEDMLKDERLVISALAYIRGRSLSNVFFIVDEAQNLTPHEVKTIITRAGEGVKMVFTGDIDQIDSPYLDRQSNGLSHLFDRMQGQDIFAHVHLEKGERSYLAEVASNLL, from the coding sequence ATGGCTAAAACGAAGAATAAGAAAACATTTGTATTAGATACGAATGTGATTTTACACGATTACAGATCCATCTATAATTTCGAGGATAATGATATTGTTATTCCAATCACGGTATTGGAGGAATTAGATAAGTTTAAACGCGGGAATGACCAGATTAATTATCATGCCCGTGAGTTTGTCAGGGAATTGGATCAGATTTCCGGATCGGATTTTTTTGAAAAAGGAGCCCCGCTAGGTAAGGGACGGGGGCGTTTGTTTATCCAGACGGGTGTCCCGTTCTCCCCCAAGATGAATGACTCTTTTAGCGAAGATATACCCGATCATCGGATATTGGCCATTGCCGAATATGTAACAGAGAAGAGAAAAGGGGAAAAGGTCATTCTGGTGTCGAAAGATATGAACTTGAGGATGAAGGCGAGGTCTCTGGGTATTTTGGCCGAGGATTACAAGACCGATCAGGTGAAAGATCTGGAGGTGTCGCTGAACAAGTGTATAGAGACAAAAGAGGATTTTTCTCAAGAGCTGATCGCCAAGCTTTACGAGAGCGGTGAAGCGGGAGTTCCCGTGGAAACGTTCTTCCCGAAAGAAGAGATAAAAGGCAACAATTATTATATATTAAAGAATGGTAGTAATTCGGTGTTGGCTTGTTACGATCCGGTTCGGAAAGTAGTACGGAAGGTAGAGAAGTTAAATACTTTCGGTATTTACCCGAAGAATTCGGAGCAGGCGTTTGCATTGGACGCGTTGATGAACCCGAATATATCGTTGGTTGCCTTAAGCGGTAAGGCCGGAACGGGAAAGACGTTGCTGGCTTTGGCCGCGGCATTGCAACAGAATAAGGCGTTCGAACAGATTTACCTGGCACGTCCGATCGTGGCTTTGTCAAATAAGGATTTGGGGTATTTGCCGGGGGATGTGAACGAGAAGGTTAGTCCGTATATGCAGCCCTTGTTTGATAATCTGGCCGTGATTAAGCATCGTTATAATATGCATAGCTCGGAGAACCGGCTGATCGAGGATATGTTGAAAGACGAACGTCTGGTGATTTCCGCGCTGGCTTATATCAGGGGACGGAGTTTGTCAAACGTCTTTTTCATCGTGGATGAAGCGCAGAATCTTACGCCGCATGAGGTTAAGACGATTATCACCCGTGCGGGAGAGGGCGTGAAGATGGTGTTCACGGGGGATATTGACCAGATTGACTCTCCTTACTTGGACAGACAGTCGAATGGTTTGTCACACTTGTTTGATCGAATGCAGGGACAGGATATTTTTGCCCACGTGCATTTGGAAAAAGGGGAGAGAAGTTATTTGGCAGAGGTGGCAAGTAACTTGTTGTAG